One Spirochaeta africana DSM 8902 genomic window carries:
- the rlmB gene encoding 23S rRNA (guanosine(2251)-2'-O)-methyltransferase RlmB — MVLKNLQAVLEALRSGNNGELYVQADRDNQRMQQVVRAAAARGLAVHRVSSEQLRTLAGDDHRGFAFQSAAGLAGQSGASAERLSFEQWLEQNQDTEAVVVFLDGITDPHNLGAVLRSADVFQVDAVVLPARRSAGVTATVVQTSSGAAHYVPLYQVTNLNRAIEAAQQAGFWVYGADMDGDSAADTDLKGRVGLVMGREGAGLHQQTARLCDKIVSIPMRGNVDSLNVSVAAGILLYEIRRQHGWR; from the coding sequence ATGGTACTGAAAAACCTGCAGGCGGTACTCGAGGCCCTGCGGTCAGGTAACAACGGCGAGCTGTACGTACAGGCGGATCGCGACAACCAGCGTATGCAACAAGTGGTACGGGCCGCTGCAGCCCGGGGTCTGGCGGTACACCGGGTATCCTCCGAGCAGCTGCGGACACTGGCCGGCGATGATCATCGTGGCTTTGCATTCCAGTCAGCCGCCGGATTGGCCGGTCAGAGTGGCGCCTCCGCCGAGCGGCTGTCGTTCGAGCAGTGGCTGGAACAGAATCAGGACACAGAGGCAGTGGTGGTGTTTCTGGATGGGATTACCGATCCCCACAATCTGGGCGCAGTACTGCGGAGTGCCGATGTGTTTCAGGTCGATGCGGTTGTGCTGCCGGCACGTCGCAGCGCCGGGGTAACCGCAACCGTTGTACAGACCAGCAGCGGAGCAGCTCATTACGTCCCGCTCTACCAGGTTACCAACCTGAATCGGGCCATAGAGGCTGCCCAGCAAGCCGGTTTTTGGGTGTATGGTGCGGATATGGATGGTGATTCAGCTGCCGATACCGATCTGAAGGGGCGTGTCGGCCTGGTAATGGGTCGCGAGGGTGCCGGGTTGCATCAGCAGACCGCCCGGCTGTGTGACAAGATTGTATCTATTCCCATGCGCGGCAACGTCGATTCACTGAACGTCTCGGTTGCAGCCGGCATACTTCTCTATGAAATCAGGCGCCAGCACGGCTGGCGCTGA